A single genomic interval of Gavia stellata isolate bGavSte3 chromosome 31, bGavSte3.hap2, whole genome shotgun sequence harbors:
- the PDLIM2 gene encoding PDZ and LIM domain protein 2, producing MPVTVTLSGPAPWGFRITGGRDFRKPITVSKVTEHGKAAAGDLRLGDVIVAINGESAAEMLNVEAQNKIKQSPGQLWLQVERSPMPHPSHANGDTSPERLATRFQDTLRMQEESQGTLRASYSSPASLSPPPGSGSSQPLEEEFPRPGLCQERGSLSHQNSSPGSILPPPLRPPLPGLGAPPNPWETRRERRRSSSSPSPCNSLGSEPAMRRLEEDSEVYKMLQENRELRAAPRQSSTFRLLQEALEDEGRAGPAAPFPSRLSPSTRKPVAGVQKLHVCEKCGSTIATQAVRIQDGRYRHPSCYACADCGLNLKMRGHFWVGDELYCEKHARLRYQSTLGGPAAPPVSPQS from the exons TCCGGCCCGGCCCCTTGGGGCTTCCGCATCACCGGGGGAAGGGACTTCAGGAAACCCATCACTGTCTCCAAG GTGACGGAGCACGGGAAGGCGGCCGCGGGCGACCTCCGTCTGGGGGACGTCATCGTCGCCATCAACGGGGAGAGCGCGGCCGAGATGCTCAACGTGGAGGCGCAGAATAAGATCAAGCAGAGCCCCgggcagctctggctgcaggtggagag GTCCCCGATGCCACATCCGAGCCACGCCAATGGGGACACCTCACCGGAGAGGTTGGCCACACGCTTCCAG gacacACTGCGGATGCAGGAGGAAAGCCAGGGCACCCTGAGAGCCTCCTACTCCAGCCCGGCATCTCTCAGCCCCCCGCCCGGCAGCGGCAG CTCGCAGCCCCTGGAGGAGGAGTTCCCCCGTCCCGGCCTCTGCCAG GAGCGAGGAAGCCTGAGCCACCAGAACAGCTCCCCGGGGTCGATCCTGCCTCCACCCCTGCGCCCACCCTTGCCGGGGCTTGgggcccccccaaacccctggGAGACACGTAGAGAGCGACGCCGCTCTTCGtcctctcccagcccctgcaACAG CCTGGGCTCGGAGCCGGCCATGCGGCGCTTGGAGGAGGATTCGGAGGTCTACAAGATGCTGCAGGAGAACCGGGAGCtgcgggcggccccgcggcaGTCCAGCACCTTCCGCCTGCTGCAGGAGGCTCTGGAGGACGAGGGCAGAG ccggccccgcagcccccttccccagccgGCTCTCGCCCAGCACCCGTAAGCCTGTGGCCGGCGTCCAGAAGCTGCACGTCTGCGAGAAGTGCGGCAGCACCATCGC GACGCAGGCAGTGAGGATCCAGGACGGTCGCTACCGGCACCCATCCTGCTACGCCTGCGCCGACTGCGGCCTCAACCTGAAGATGCGGGGCCACTTCTGGGTGGGCGACGAGCTCTACTGCGAGAAGCACGCCCGCCTGCGCTACCAGAGCACCCTGGGGGGGCCCGCTGCCCCCCCAGTCTCCCCCCAGTCCTGA